Genomic window (Temnothorax longispinosus isolate EJ_2023e chromosome 3, Tlon_JGU_v1, whole genome shotgun sequence):
aagaaattcaaaaattaacaaaagaacggcttaagaaaaaatatctgcAAATGCCTTTATCGTAACGTTAATATTtgtgaaatgtttttttacatgaaaCATATCTTCTCAAGCAGAATTACCTGTATAACAATAAAGAACCAAAGCCCATAAAGCATCTCCATCAACatccattaattttatttcattttgtgcCGACTCTCGCAGAGAGCTTGTGAACATGGCAGCAAAATATTCAGAGCCAGCACTGAGTACTATTCGATGAGCTGGGACACGCTTATTTCCTAAGAAAAAAGCACagaacagagaaaaaaaatgagaaaatggGATGTCACAAGTTCATCGAGTGCGAAGAATATTTCCAATATGTTGTGTACAAAATATACTCtctcttcaatttttactggttaaaaacttttaataataaaaagaatttctctTTGAATCttgatattatacataaaaatatacataaaaatatatacgaaaatgcacattttacgtaaaaatattgggataaaataataactctcctcgtttttattaattaaaacatttgattAACCATTATCATCTGAATCATTACAAGTCCAATTGACAGTTGACACATAGATGCGTGGTTATCAAAGCAAAAAGCACCCCGGAGCCCGGTACGGAAGGACGGGTACGTACACTCACCCGCGATCAGCGTGACGTCTGTCAGCTGTTGCTTGTGCAGATAACTCTCCATAATTCGGAGGCTACTTTCCGCGTGCTTCGGCGAGATGGACACGCATGACATTGTGGGCACTACTTGAAAAGCTGTTCGTTCTGGATGCGAGGTTGACTCAAAAGATTGTGTATacttaataaactttattcttACAACTAAACCTCGTGAATATCCGAAGTATAATAGAGACAAAGGAAACTgggtaaatctgaagaatagtagcctcctcaccgattttgTTGaacttaggcttaatcgacgcgtttttgcgtGAAACGGAAAAATCTGACAGAAAATGTTGATTATTTAGAATACGCGCTGCACCTCGAATATCAATAAGATTATGCTCATTCGACAAGTTTTgacacgaaacgaaagaatctggtaGAAAAATTCGGCGGTCTGCcctgcgaagcgagatatttagcGTTAAAATTGACGACTTTCAGGTTAGGaatcctgtcataccgacgtgTATCGACGCGACGTAATAtagcttcttcttcttcttcttcacaTGTGATAAAACGGGACACTAGACACTCCCTGACACGCATGAGCATGAGATAGGTCACGCGAGGACGGGTTTAGGAACTCTAGGTTTCGGAACGGCGGATTGCCGTTTCCATGTTGGTGCGAGTGGTCGCGCGCAATCGTAATGAGCACTGCGACTAGTGCGACTGCGAGCAATGGTGAGTTTCGGGTAGTATGTATGTACGCGTCGGGACGAGAGCGTACCGTATGCACCGATGATCTGTGAGAGACTCTTGCGACTGTGGTTTTCTTCCGTGCGAAATATGTCGCGGCTCTGTGCGGCCTAACGACGGGACGGTATTTCGGTGAGTCTTTGTGCGTATCATAACGGAGAACTGGTATCTGAGTTTCAACGATACTCCGTAACCGCCAAAACTGTAGACGGAAACGCCATCTTGTGCATtgatgtttatatttttcacaaatcgAACGACGTCCGCTGTggatttttcactttttcagATGCGTTTAATGGGTTAGACCGCGTGCCGATTGACACATTCAACATTGATCGAGTCTCTAATGTTGAATTTGTTTCACATTATCTCAGACCAAATGTAATGTTTTATTGCCAGAAAAGGAATGTTTCATTGATGTGTCAGGTTTAGGCAGGATGGCGTTTACTAAACGTTTCCCTTTTTCTAACTACACTTCTTTTGCTTTTGAACTTAAATTTCTGATGTAATTAATTCACTTATTTCATCTCTTTACAGATCAGTGCTAGGAAAATTCAAGAACCATGTTTTACGCACATTTTGTGTTGGCCAAGAAAGGGCCCTTGGCCCGTATATGGCTGGCCGCTCATTGGGACAAGAAATTAACAAAGGCACACGTATTTGAGACAAACATAGAAAAATCGGTGGATGGTATATTACAACCGAAGGTAAACGTCTTGGTGATCAGTAAAGTCTCACAAGAAGCCTGTTTATTTTTGctgcacttctgaactagtgcaataaattagaatgatacgaatatattttctttcattctacTTATTGCACAAGCTCAGTTCAGCaaaaacgaacaggcctaaGATGTCTTGATGTATCGTTAAATCTTACATACGATATTTATAACAGGTTAAGATGGCTTTGCGAACATCCGGCCACTTATTACTGGGAGTAGTACGAATCTATTCAAGGAAAGCCAAATACTTACTAGCCGATTGCAATGAAGCCTTCGTGAAGATCAAAATGGCCTTTAGGCCTGGAATGGTAGATCTGCCTGAAGAACACAGAGAGGCAGCTGTGACGGCCATCACTTTGCCAGAAGTGTTTCATGATTTCGACACTGCTATGCCTGAACTTAAGTAAGATAATGTGCCATTAAGCTTTTGTCCAAGAACTgtatagtatttttaaatatttgataaataaatttttattttcagagaCGTTGACATTGAAGCACAGTTTAGTTTGAATCAATCTAGAGCAGAAGAAATAACAATGAGGGAAGATTATGGTAGTTTATCTTTGGTTACGCATGATCAGGGCTTTGGTGATATGAGTTTTGACGCTGAGCCACCAGAGTTGCTACGACATGGCAGTGGCATGGAACCTTCGTTAGATCaggtatttattttactttgtgttcttatttttatttattaaacacctctaattattatatagcaATGAGTAAAATTGAATGTGCTTTATAAGGTTTCTCAAaagtaattatacattttaaagtaatattacatGTGCATAACAGCAAAACAGtctaaatataatcttaatattttaaaaaatatataaaagtttttgtaAAAACGTTTATAGAATGTGTTCTCAGTTTTGTTTATTACCGTGTATATAATGTGAACAAAtacttttaaacattttctaaagatgTCATTTTTGTTAAACAAGCAACAAAactagcaatttttattactttttttttaataatgagcattttaagatattaattatcccGATTTGATTTTAGAGTCACATGTTGTTTAGCGATGGCCCAGGAATAGAAACAGCATTAgaacaaaaagagaaagagccaGTTGCAGGAACATCCGCTACAGCACAACCCATGGACATCGATACACCCATCAGAGATGATGGTTTTGGTGGTCATCTCGGCCAGGATATCATatgtacgataaaaataaatagtattcTTCTTGCAAACGGATCcgataattgtttataattattgcgtGTTTTAGCGGGAGGTCTCTTTGAAGGTGGTTTATTTGATGAGGCTCCAATGGGTGAAGTACCCGTTCCTGAGGTTAGTTCAATAAATGAGCAACCGGAAGCAGGCGCGCCTCCTGGAGCTGCTGCTTCCGTGCACGATGACTCTGACGAAGATATGGGTGATCATTTTGGTGGTCCAGCTTCTCCGATGGGAGGCATGAGGTATTCATcatttccaaaaatattataagattctaaaatatgcaattaaaaaagaaaaattaagtaataatagcCAAAGCATGATAGGacacaaagaaatatttgtgcCAAAGTTGATAGGacacaaagaaatatttgtgcAATCGGTGTATTCAATGATCGAACTTTATTCAATAAACAAACGTATCCAATCTTGGATCAAAATGTACGTTTGTCAACAAAAGTGTTTATCAGATAGACCGGTCAATTACactttgatttttattgcctAATTTTCCTTTCTTGATTTATTGTTGATCTCGTTCTTTgcatattttactatatatgaAATGTCGATATACTAACGAATTGAATACGTTATGTATAGCTCTGACGGCTCGAGACCAGCTACGCCAGCTGCAGCTGGAGAGGAAATTGAAGGAAGAATAAGCGTTGCTAGCCGACGTTTTACACCAGCTCCGCCAGTTATACCAGAAGAACATGCCATTGACAATATAGAAGAACCAGCACCTTTACAAGATCAAACCACATTATTACATGATGAGGAAGAAAGCTTCGCGCTAGCTCCAATTGACGCATCCGCTTTGAagggtaaatttttttattctaacattGATGTACGTatgttgtaattaatttataattaacaaaaagtCATTGGTTTTCCTAGGATTTACAAAAGCTAAGCGCAAGCGTAAACTCATTGTCGatgaagtaaaaaatatttctggcGAGGAAATGAAGGCACAGCTATCCGATACTAGCGATATTATCACAACGTTGGACTTGGCACCACCTACGAAAAGACTAATGCACTGGAAGGAAACGGGCGGCGTAGAGAAGCTCTTCGCTCTGCCAGGAAGGCCTATTCCGGCTCGTGTTctatttaaagtaataatatttcatattatacgATTGTTTGAATAACAAACTTCGAAAAcctatgtaattattttatctttattaccGAAACAGAATTATCAAAGGCATTTGACGAGCAAGTCTTACGATCATGAAGATTTCGGGCGACTTGGAAATGAAGAAGATGGAATGTCTTTGGAACAAATGAGAGATGCTCCAGATGCAGAAATGTCCTCTTTCGAACAAAGTATTCTCAATAAGCGTACAGGACGAAAACGGAAAGCACCACTGGATGATGAGGTCAgtcataaaaataacaataaaagaaaaatctttcttctttaaagaaaataaaaaattagtcaaTTTTAATGgcgtattataattaatatcaatttaaatatcgtTATGTTTAGATAAGGCAACCTCCTCAACCAGCCCAACCAACTCCAGATATCAGTCAATCGAATGAAGCAGACATTCCAAACATAATTGCACAACAGAATCTATCTTCAGAATCAGCTATACCACCCGAAGTATCTTTACCAGCAGAACCATCGGTTTCCGATATAAGCAGCATTGTGCCTTCTGGGGAACAATCAGAGGTTTTACCACCAATTACCGAAACGCCTTTGCTCAGCTCGGAAATGCCACAAGTCGCGCCAGGTGAGGTCAGCGCACACGAAGAGCCCCAAGTACCATCAACGTCGGCACAGGAAGACGCGGCCACCACCGTACAAACATCCGATATGCCGCAGATGGAAAATATGGGTTACGATCAAGtgagttaaaaaaaactttcatttTGTGACAaatgcatgaaaaatatagaattaatttatatttcccTAAGTCTTTGATTGTATTATTGCGTTGTAACTATTGCTTCCTTACACATTACATCTAGAaaacacacattttatatagaaattcttATCAATGCTGCATAATTTCGATAGGCGCAACCGCAGGTTTCGTACATGGGCTATGACGAACAGCATCCCCCAGCACATACGCCTGGTGCAATTTCCGAAAGAGGACCCGCTACACCATGGAACCATGAGGATTACGAGTTTCCGCCATCCGTGGGACCTGTAATActatacttaatattattcataaacttatatttttgttatatatttctataaacaatatagttttctattctatatttatttatttatcacaagttttgatggaaaatttaaaaaaatctataacattaattgcttataatatgttacatttttcaGCAAGAGGAACAACAAATGGATGAAACTTATGAGCAGTTTGAAGAACGTGTTCTTAACAAAAGAGCAGCACATATGTATCATGTTATTAAGAGCAAACTAGATATCAAAGATAAATTAACACTATCGGAGATGGCATTCAAAAATAATCGCAAACAGGTTGGTACTTTGTTAAACGATCCATTATCCAATATCCAATATGTTCGTCTATAcgagatttttatattgattaaaaaatactctGTCTTTGCAGGTTGCACAGAAATTTTATACGCTGTTAGTCCTGAAAAAGTTCCAAGTATTAGAACTCAATCAAGAATATTCATATGCTGAGATTATAGTGACAAAAGGACCAAAATTCGAAAATCCTGCGTTGTAAAGGTTTATGCTCTCAATTACAAAACTGCGCGTATCAAGGAAGGACGTTGACACTTATCTTTAcacaaatatcaaaataacattcacattttttttataaatcctAAATTAAGATAGTaggatttattgattttcaaCACTGAATGATTTGTGAGAAATGaaatatctgattttttttattccctgTCTTGGAAAGATGCATAATGATATTATTGTGTAATCATTTTAATCGCATtgcgtttcttttttcatacgtataatatataaaatattgattactttttacttaaataaattcttattaatcttattaaacatttactcCTAACTTGTACTCcttattttccaaaatgtcTTGTGATTTTGTCTTGCATTATTCATCAATCCGAACAGGgtttgtatataaacatagcaatagttgaaaaatattttatgacatatgtatCATCAATGACTTTTTAAGtctatatattgcaaaaaggTCCAAAACTACAGGTACACTCTTGAcattaatcaattttgatataattattcattttcatttgaaaatattttgtaataaaatattaatgcagttaaagatttctatattttcaatttataaaattcagaaactaaaaaattcgGGAACTTATAgtacttatatacatatttagttGTACTGTAAACAGTTATTAATGGAAgagttaatttaattgtttgtgaataataattttatgtattattgtcagaaagaatatattttcgatTCCTATctgtatgaaaataataaaagatacaaGAAACTAAACATTAATTACGGAATTTGTGTAAACTTTTTGTTATAATGCTTTACTTTTATCAATTGAGATCGTATTAATAATGCGAAAATCATAATTATCACTTTTTTCCTTTGAAAATATCTacttaaaaagttaataaaaaaataatta
Coding sequences:
- the Vtd gene encoding double-strand-break repair protein rad21 homolog; this encodes MFYAHFVLAKKGPLARIWLAAHWDKKLTKAHVFETNIEKSVDGILQPKVKMALRTSGHLLLGVVRIYSRKAKYLLADCNEAFVKIKMAFRPGMVDLPEEHREAAVTAITLPEVFHDFDTAMPELKDVDIEAQFSLNQSRAEEITMREDYGSLSLVTHDQGFGDMSFDAEPPELLRHGSGMEPSLDQSHMLFSDGPGIETALEQKEKEPVAGTSATAQPMDIDTPIRDDGFGGHLGQDIISGGLFEGGLFDEAPMGEVPVPEVSSINEQPEAGAPPGAAASVHDDSDEDMGDHFGGPASPMGGMSSDGSRPATPAAAGEEIEGRISVASRRFTPAPPVIPEEHAIDNIEEPAPLQDQTTLLHDEEESFALAPIDASALKGFTKAKRKRKLIVDEVKNISGEEMKAQLSDTSDIITTLDLAPPTKRLMHWKETGGVEKLFALPGRPIPARVLFKNYQRHLTSKSYDHEDFGRLGNEEDGMSLEQMRDAPDAEMSSFEQSILNKRTGRKRKAPLDDEIRQPPQPAQPTPDISQSNEADIPNIIAQQNLSSESAIPPEVSLPAEPSVSDISSIVPSGEQSEVLPPITETPLLSSEMPQVAPGEVSAHEEPQVPSTSAQEDAATTVQTSDMPQMENMGYDQAQPQVSYMGYDEQHPPAHTPGAISERGPATPWNHEDYEFPPSVGPQEEQQMDETYEQFEERVLNKRAAHMYHVIKSKLDIKDKLTLSEMAFKNNRKQVAQKFYTLLVLKKFQVLELNQEYSYAEIIVTKGPKFENPAL